In a genomic window of Gemmatimonadaceae bacterium:
- a CDS encoding integron integrase, giving the protein MSPPNPERRFWLHEVVRRRGHERRFSERTIASYVYWIRRFVLNNGRRHPNDLGPTEVRQFLAMLTVEQGLSASTHNQALAALTFLYVEVLRAPFDRIPGLAPASRPRREPIVLSTGEVGRVVERLDQPFRLCVLLMYGGGLRLTECLTLRVKDVDLERREIVNRGGKGGKGRRVPLAVPALGMLRRRFAELRRRWYSDLRRDVQSTVLTPNASRDWMWSYVFPATRTFVDRSGKRRRHHLHESVLHRAIVRAAREAGMTKRVTSHAFRHSFATHLLESGTDIRTIQELLGHRNLRTTMIYTHVMNRGALGVISPADRL; this is encoded by the coding sequence GTGTCACCGCCGAACCCGGAGCGGCGGTTTTGGCTGCACGAGGTTGTCCGCCGGCGTGGACACGAGCGTCGCTTCAGCGAGCGCACGATTGCATCCTACGTGTATTGGATTCGACGATTCGTGCTGAACAACGGCCGACGTCATCCGAACGATCTCGGGCCGACGGAGGTGCGACAGTTTCTCGCGATGCTGACTGTTGAGCAGGGCCTCTCGGCGTCGACGCACAATCAGGCCCTGGCGGCGTTGACGTTCCTGTACGTGGAAGTGTTGCGTGCGCCGTTCGATCGGATTCCGGGACTCGCGCCGGCGAGTCGTCCGCGTCGGGAGCCGATCGTCCTCTCCACCGGTGAGGTCGGACGCGTCGTCGAGCGACTCGATCAACCGTTCCGACTCTGTGTGCTGCTGATGTACGGCGGAGGCTTGCGGCTGACGGAGTGCCTAACGTTGCGCGTGAAGGACGTGGATCTGGAGCGGCGTGAGATCGTGAATCGGGGCGGCAAGGGTGGCAAGGGCCGGCGTGTCCCGTTGGCCGTGCCAGCGCTCGGGATGTTGCGACGGCGATTCGCCGAGCTTCGCCGTCGGTGGTACTCGGATCTAAGGCGCGACGTGCAGTCGACGGTGTTGACACCGAACGCGAGTCGCGACTGGATGTGGTCGTATGTGTTTCCGGCGACGCGCACCTTCGTGGATCGGAGCGGTAAGCGCCGCCGGCACCACCTCCACGAGAGCGTCCTGCACCGCGCCATCGTTCGTGCTGCGCGCGAGGCGGGAATGACCAAGCGCGTGACGAGCCACGCCTTCCGACACTCCTTCGCGACGCATCTGCTCGAGAGCGGGACCGACATCCGCACGATTCAGGAGCTGCTCGGCCACCGCAACCTGCGCACGACGATGATCTATACGCACGTAATGAATCGAGGTGCTCTCGGGGTCATCAGTCCCGCTGATCGGCTTTAG
- the lepB gene encoding signal peptidase I encodes MGKTRRKRAARAAARPKSTPRPSLVVRTRALIMSVLPALVIFLGTRQLLAEAFRIPSGSMEPTLLVGDWLFVNKLRFGPHIPFTDRSLPGYASPQRGDVAVFTSPPQDPSIRIAPDEVTPTLVKRIVGIAGDTLLMRRGQLIVNGTVVRSPNALVLADSVADVPQAIFAWQHQIEIRDSRFGPPIAAPSLHEWGPLVVPARTFFMMGDNRDNSVDSRYYGPVPRPNLQGTPMFIYYSYDPARGSDYARAVTAMRWRRIGHWVR; translated from the coding sequence ATGGGCAAGACTCGACGGAAACGTGCGGCACGCGCGGCCGCACGCCCCAAATCCACTCCACGCCCTTCTCTAGTCGTTCGCACGCGCGCGCTCATCATGAGTGTCCTCCCCGCGCTTGTCATATTTCTTGGAACCCGACAACTGCTCGCCGAAGCGTTTCGCATTCCCAGCGGTAGCATGGAGCCGACCTTGCTCGTCGGCGATTGGCTCTTCGTGAACAAGCTCCGATTCGGGCCACACATCCCATTCACCGACCGCTCGCTGCCAGGGTATGCGAGCCCTCAACGTGGCGACGTGGCGGTCTTTACCTCGCCGCCGCAAGACCCTTCGATCCGGATCGCTCCCGATGAGGTCACCCCAACGCTAGTCAAGCGTATTGTGGGAATCGCCGGCGACACACTGCTGATGCGCCGCGGTCAGCTGATCGTGAACGGCACGGTCGTTCGATCGCCGAACGCACTCGTTCTCGCCGACTCCGTGGCCGACGTGCCGCAGGCGATCTTTGCCTGGCAGCATCAAATCGAGATTCGTGACTCTCGATTCGGACCACCGATCGCGGCTCCGAGCCTCCATGAGTGGGGTCCGTTGGTGGTTCCGGCGCGCACGTTTTTCATGATGGGAGACAACCGCGATAATTCGGTTGATAGCCGGTACTACGGGCCAGTGCCGCGGCCGAACCTCCAAGGCACGCCGATGTTCATCTACTACTCATACGATCCGGCGCGCGGTAGTGACTACGCTCGCGCTGTGACCGCAATGAGGTGGCGCCGGATTGGCCACTGGGTCCGGTAA
- a CDS encoding CPBP family intramembrane glutamic endopeptidase — protein MLVAATILGTVGQAGEEIGWRGYLLPRLAERAGLVGASLIVGAIWAMWHLPLFFAAGADTYHQSFPLYALQITAYSVALAWLYWRTGGSLLLAMFMHSAFNNMKDIVPSGVTQGGSVFTFDSTLVLRLTVLLLWIIGALLLVRMRGVRQVGEAPVRHLSLPTA, from the coding sequence GTGCTGGTCGCGGCGACGATCCTCGGGACTGTCGGCCAAGCTGGTGAAGAAATTGGCTGGCGTGGGTATCTGTTGCCGCGGCTTGCCGAGCGCGCCGGATTGGTGGGTGCGAGCCTCATCGTGGGCGCCATATGGGCAATGTGGCATCTGCCGCTTTTCTTTGCAGCAGGGGCAGACACATACCACCAGTCGTTCCCGTTGTACGCGCTGCAAATCACGGCGTACTCGGTCGCATTGGCCTGGCTCTATTGGCGGACGGGCGGGAGCCTGCTCCTGGCGATGTTCATGCACTCCGCATTCAATAACATGAAAGACATTGTGCCATCTGGCGTAACGCAGGGCGGCAGCGTGTTCACGTTCGACTCGACGCTGGTCCTCCGTTTGACCGTCCTACTCTTGTGGATTATCGGAGCGCTTCTCCTTGTTCGAATGCGAGGCGTTCGGCAGGTAGGCGAGGCGCCGGTCAGGCATTTGTCGCTCCCGACGGCCTAA
- a CDS encoding VOC family protein, protein MPHGKICYLEIPANRAEDSARFYSDIFGWKVRERGDGNLAFDDSGGVSGTWVKESDRTPDERTRIYIMVDSIAESLKRIESAGGRVITPRTDIGPNMGAFAAFTDPVGNEFGLYEEPQRSGG, encoded by the coding sequence ATGCCCCACGGGAAGATCTGTTACCTAGAGATCCCGGCCAACCGCGCCGAAGACTCGGCACGCTTCTACTCAGACATCTTCGGCTGGAAGGTGCGTGAACGCGGGGACGGGAACCTAGCGTTCGATGACTCAGGGGGAGTTAGCGGGACGTGGGTCAAGGAAAGCGACCGGACTCCGGATGAGCGCACGCGGATCTACATCATGGTCGACAGCATTGCGGAGTCGTTAAAACGGATCGAGAGTGCAGGGGGCCGGGTCATCACCCCGCGCACGGACATTGGGCCAAACATGGGGGCATTCGCTGCCTTTACCGATCCAGTCGGTAATGAGTTCGGCCTTTACGAGGAACCCCAGCGGTCTGGTGGATAG
- a CDS encoding ABC transporter permease yields the protein MRFHLAMIASFRQDLRYGLRTLIRNPGFSATVVVSLALGIGANTAIFSLVDALLYRPLPVASPGELVLATRRLNDRQSLMLSNRDRQALASSETLSGLCASRHQPLRTTLSGGAQLVEGMLVSGNCFSVLGVSAVLGRMTSEADDEPSSQPTAVLSYGFWRRQFGGERGVIGRTLTLQGRPFTIIGVAPPAFTGLEPGRPAQVYAPLSTLGGPLLRIPDVFWLRLVGRRRHGVSIAQVQADLAVRFARVERDRTPHGPPPVLEVISARSGFGDARMEYELPLRILMGAVALALLIACMNVASLLIARAGRRRNEIMVRVSLGASRARLVRQVMTESLLLSLSSGVLGLALDWLARPLVMQAVSDRGVSLELTLGSRTLAFTVAVCLVTGMLFGIVPALRMAQRAESMETRIGTNVSTRSRWSAALIVAQVALTVVVLVSAGLLLGSLRKLQEIDPGFRADHLLMLSVETGNYQGDARIRLQRELYARLSTLPGVALVTTFDDVPLGGANVTTKDFSIDDVGPRFFETLRIPLVAGRTLTERDTSAGPRAVVVISESVARHLFPGRSALGEHVNVFSTNREVVGVVKDARYRGLRLPPEPMVYRMAVGGDSYAIRTTENPAMLIDRVRRELRDAAPDVPIALLHAFDVDATLLRERIVSAVCSWFGAFALLLAGIGLYGRLAYAVAERTREIGIRMALGAKQSQVVWSVLSDALVLAICGIGVAAPLALAATKVIRSLLFGVGPADALASAAILVGIVGVALMSAYVPARRAAAIDPVLALRHQ from the coding sequence GTGCGCTTTCATCTCGCGATGATCGCGTCTTTCCGCCAGGATCTTCGTTATGGTCTGCGCACGCTGATCAGGAATCCCGGGTTCAGTGCGACAGTCGTAGTATCCCTCGCGTTAGGCATTGGCGCAAACACGGCGATCTTCAGCCTGGTCGACGCGTTGTTGTATCGACCGCTGCCGGTCGCCTCGCCGGGTGAGCTGGTGCTCGCCACACGGCGACTAAACGACCGTCAATCGCTGATGCTCAGCAATCGGGATCGCCAGGCATTGGCCAGCAGTGAGACGCTCAGCGGACTGTGCGCATCGCGGCACCAGCCACTCCGGACGACCCTGTCTGGCGGCGCGCAGCTCGTGGAAGGAATGCTCGTGAGCGGGAACTGTTTCTCGGTGCTCGGAGTCTCCGCCGTACTCGGGCGCATGACGAGCGAGGCGGATGATGAACCGTCGAGCCAACCAACCGCCGTTCTGAGCTACGGTTTCTGGCGACGGCAGTTCGGCGGCGAGCGCGGCGTTATCGGCCGCACGCTGACGTTGCAGGGCCGCCCGTTCACGATCATCGGCGTCGCGCCGCCGGCCTTCACCGGACTGGAACCGGGACGGCCGGCGCAGGTTTACGCGCCTCTCAGTACGCTGGGCGGTCCATTGTTGAGGATCCCCGACGTGTTCTGGCTGCGACTGGTAGGACGTCGGCGACATGGCGTGTCGATAGCCCAGGTGCAAGCGGATCTCGCGGTGCGCTTCGCAAGGGTCGAGCGAGATCGCACCCCGCACGGCCCGCCGCCGGTCCTCGAGGTCATATCAGCACGGAGCGGCTTCGGCGACGCACGAATGGAATACGAACTTCCGTTGCGGATTCTGATGGGTGCCGTCGCACTCGCGTTGCTCATCGCGTGCATGAACGTGGCGAGTCTATTGATCGCGCGCGCCGGTCGGCGACGAAACGAGATCATGGTGCGAGTCTCGTTGGGCGCGAGTCGCGCGCGCCTCGTCAGGCAAGTCATGACCGAAAGCTTGTTGCTGTCCCTCTCGAGCGGGGTGCTGGGTCTCGCGCTCGACTGGCTGGCGCGGCCATTGGTGATGCAGGCGGTGTCGGATCGTGGAGTTTCGCTCGAGCTCACGCTGGGCTCGCGAACGCTGGCGTTCACCGTCGCGGTGTGCCTGGTGACCGGAATGTTGTTCGGAATCGTTCCGGCGTTGCGGATGGCTCAGCGGGCCGAGTCGATGGAGACGCGAATCGGCACGAACGTGAGCACGCGATCGCGCTGGTCTGCGGCGCTCATCGTGGCGCAAGTGGCGCTAACCGTCGTCGTGCTGGTCTCGGCAGGTTTGCTGCTCGGTAGTCTGCGCAAGCTTCAGGAAATCGATCCCGGTTTCAGAGCCGATCACCTGCTCATGTTGAGCGTCGAGACCGGCAACTACCAGGGTGACGCGCGCATTCGCTTGCAGCGGGAACTCTACGCGCGTCTGTCCACCCTTCCCGGCGTAGCCTTGGTGACAACGTTCGATGATGTACCGCTCGGCGGTGCGAATGTCACGACGAAGGATTTCAGCATAGACGACGTCGGCCCCCGCTTCTTCGAAACGCTCCGAATCCCGCTCGTTGCCGGCCGCACGCTCACCGAGCGTGACACGTCGGCCGGACCGCGAGCGGTGGTCGTCATCAGCGAAAGCGTAGCCAGGCACCTCTTCCCTGGCCGAAGCGCGCTCGGCGAACACGTCAACGTCTTCAGCACGAACCGTGAGGTGGTCGGCGTCGTGAAGGATGCGAGGTATCGAGGCCTGCGGTTGCCGCCTGAACCAATGGTGTACCGGATGGCCGTCGGCGGGGATTCGTACGCGATTCGCACGACGGAGAATCCTGCGATGCTGATCGACCGCGTTAGGCGCGAACTCCGCGACGCAGCGCCGGACGTTCCGATCGCGTTGCTCCACGCATTCGACGTGGATGCGACGCTTCTGCGAGAGCGCATCGTCTCCGCAGTATGCTCATGGTTCGGGGCGTTCGCCCTTTTGCTCGCCGGCATCGGTCTCTATGGTCGTCTCGCGTACGCCGTCGCGGAGCGCACGCGTGAGATCGGCATACGAATGGCCCTCGGTGCGAAACAGAGCCAAGTGGTCTGGAGCGTTCTCTCGGATGCCCTCGTACTCGCGATCTGCGGGATTGGCGTTGCCGCGCCGCTCGCGCTCGCCGCGACGAAGGTGATTCGAAGTCTGCTATTCGGCGTGGGGCCGGCGGATGCCCTCGCGAGTGCAGCGATCCTCGTTGGGATCGTTGGCGTCGCGCTCATGTCCGCGTACGTTCCCGCGCGTCGTGCCGCGGCGATCGATCCCGTGCTGGCATTGAGACATCAATGA
- a CDS encoding DUF305 domain-containing protein: MKAHFVSEIALDIPGRTVGDSASTQRGNVVISKGSFASKSSMRLQSLPYAIVILSAWPSLGLAQAAHPAAASDSAARARARADSARLPYTAADVQFMTGMISHHAQAVVMAKMAPTHGASSAVQTLCARIINAQNDDITLMQNWLRDRNQPVPEAKPLPMKMVMNGQVMEMLMPGMLSDEQMKQLDAARGRQFDELFLRGMIQHHQGAITMVQQLFATPGAAQDEAVFKFANNVNVDQSTEIHRMQQMLLTVEIETHTP; encoded by the coding sequence ATGAAAGCGCACTTCGTCAGCGAGATCGCGCTCGATATCCCGGGTCGAACAGTCGGCGATAGCGCCTCCACGCAGCGTGGCAATGTGGTAATATCGAAGGGAAGCTTCGCGAGCAAGAGTTCGATGCGTTTACAGTCTCTTCCATATGCGATCGTCATTCTGAGTGCCTGGCCGAGTCTCGGGCTGGCCCAGGCTGCTCACCCCGCCGCCGCCTCTGATTCGGCGGCCAGAGCCCGCGCCCGCGCCGATAGCGCTCGACTTCCCTATACGGCGGCCGACGTCCAATTCATGACGGGGATGATCTCCCACCATGCCCAGGCCGTCGTCATGGCGAAGATGGCGCCGACGCATGGCGCCAGTTCCGCGGTGCAGACGCTCTGCGCCCGCATCATCAACGCGCAGAACGACGATATCACCCTGATGCAGAACTGGCTGCGCGATCGCAACCAGCCGGTGCCCGAGGCCAAGCCGCTGCCCATGAAGATGGTGATGAATGGTCAGGTGATGGAGATGCTCATGCCGGGCATGCTCAGCGATGAGCAGATGAAGCAGCTCGACGCTGCGCGCGGCCGGCAGTTCGACGAGCTTTTCCTTCGCGGCATGATCCAGCATCACCAGGGCGCGATCACTATGGTCCAGCAACTCTTCGCCACGCCCGGCGCCGCGCAGGACGAAGCGGTCTTCAAGTTCGCCAACAACGTCAACGTGGATCAGAGCACCGAGATCCACCGCATGCAGCAGATGTTATTGACAGTGGAAATTGAAACTCACACTCCGTGA